A window of the Eleutherodactylus coqui strain aEleCoq1 chromosome 8, aEleCoq1.hap1, whole genome shotgun sequence genome harbors these coding sequences:
- the CXCR4 gene encoding C-X-C chemokine receptor type 4, which yields MVLFSDLIDFPDDNGTDLNLTDDLELGPCSNQENSDFNRIFLPTVYSLIFLLGVIGNGLVVLVMGYQKKSRTMTDKYRLHLSVADLLFVFTLPFWSVDAAIGWYFKEFLCKAVHVIYTVNLYSSVLILAFISLDRYLAIVHATNSQGSRKLLAEKVVYAGVWLPAVLLTVPDLVFASVSSIDDRFFCDRIYPVTNRDVWNIGFRFLHITVGLVLPGLIILICYCVIISKLSHSKGHQKRKALKTTVILIVAFFACWLPYYACLTVDTFGLLGLLKLDCYSDNMLQKWIAITEALAFFHCCLNPILYAFLGAKFKTSAQSAFTSVSRGSSLKILSKKRTGLSSVSTESESSSFHSS from the exons ATGGTGCTG TTCTCCGACTTGATAGATTTCCCGGATGACAATGGCACAGATCTCAATCTCACCGATGACCTCGAGTTGGGTCCATGCTCCAACCAAGAGAACAGTGACTTCAACCGAATCTTCCTTCCCACCGTCTACTCCCTCATCTTCCTCCTTGGAGTTATCGGCAATGGACTGGTGGTGCTGGTCATGGGCTACCAGAAGAAGTCCCGAACCATGACTGATAAGTACCGGCTGCACCTGTCGGTCGCTGACCTGCTCTTTGTGTTTACGCTTCCCTTCTGGTCGGTGGATGCTGCCATTGGTTGGTATTTTAAGGAATTCCTATGTAAAGCCGTCCATGTGATCTACACCGTCAACCTCTACAGCAGCGTCCTGATCTTGGCCTTCATCAGCTTGGATCGGTATTTGGCGATTGTCCATGCGACCAACAGCCAAGGATCTCGGAAGCTCTTAGCGGAGAAGGTGGTGTATGCCGGTGTGTGGCTGCCAGCTGTGCTGCTGACGGTGCCCGACCTTGTGTTTGCCAGTGTTTCTTCCATCGATGACCGCTTTTTCTGTGACCGCATCTACCCAGTAACCAACCGAGACGTCTGGAACATTGGCTTCCGGTTCCTCCACATCACCGTTGGCCTGGTGCTGCCCGGACTCATCATCTTAATTTGCTACTGCGTGATCATTTCAAAATTGTCTCATTCGAAGGGCCATCAAAAGCGCAAAGCCCTGAAGACGACGGTGATCCTGATCGTGGCCTTCTTCGCCTGCTGGCTCCCGTATTACGCCTGCCTCACCGTTGACACCTTTGGGTTACTCGGACTGCTGAAGCTGGATTGTTACAGTGACAACATGCTTCAGAAGTGGATCGCCATCACCGAGGCGCTGGCCTTCTTCCACTGCTGCCTTAACCCCATCTTGTACGCCTTCCTCGGGGCCAAATTCAAGACCTCTGCCCAAAGCGCCTTCACATCCGTCAGCCGAGGGTCCAGTTTAAAAATACTCTCCAAAAAGCGCACCGGACTTTCATCCGTCTCAACGGAGTCGGAATCCTCCAGTTTCCATTCCAGCTAA